The Rhinoderma darwinii isolate aRhiDar2 chromosome 11, aRhiDar2.hap1, whole genome shotgun sequence genome window below encodes:
- the CHCHD1 gene encoding small ribosomal subunit protein mS37 → MASHGNLLNEKVARLVSRRHGKPALQPRRPLALADAVANRKYKVGEATCISEMSVLMACWKENAFSDTACSNAVKVFYDCIAREQKARKLGATDEKPAGWMPPQQVNKLLRKYPNVKHEI, encoded by the exons ATGGCGTCCCATGGTAACTTACTGAACGAGAAGGTGGCCAGGCTGGTTAGTCGACGACATGGGAAGCCCGCGCTGCAGCCTCGGCGACCGCTGGCACTTGCTGACGCAGTGGCTAACCGGAAATACAAGGTTGGAG AGGCAACCTGCATAAGTGAAATGTCTGTATTGATGGCGTGCTGGAAAGAAAACGCCTTCAGTGACACAGCGTGTTCAAATGCAGTCAAGGTTTTCTATGACTGTATTGCCCGAGAACAG AAAGCTCGGAAATTAGGTGCCACAGATGAAAAACCTGCAGGCTGGATGCCGCCACAGCAAGTAAACAAACTGCTTAGAAAATATCCAAATGTCAAACACGAGATCTAG
- the POFUT4 gene encoding GDP-fucose protein O-fucosyltransferase 4, with amino-acid sequence MHAYLKEPWIVTNMRCCSVFCAHRMVQQYRSRTRSSHSSSRHTWYLITGSIFCLLTCTYAITDNEQWDSPEYLDIADGERVRMDSAMDDTSPDLRHGHPVYNDQLPEGVTMEQNIASMPGQWEQSSFQPSSAFSTAGLGAVMVDSYRGPGNSDTRSNKELPILLWWSENLFPHFPGNTERVDCPLSSCVVTKDKRVKLHKRTKSIIFYGTDFRAYEAPLPRLPHQTWALFHEESPMNNYVLSHLPGIQLFNYTATFRRESDYPLTLQWLPTIGYLQNPAVSVAEKNKWREKGYAPILYMQSHCDVPSDRDRYVKELMKYIQIDSYGQCLKNRQFPSKRLEDTSTATTEDPEFIALTVRYKFHLAMENAICADYMTEKLWRPMHIGTIPIYRGSPSVKDWMPNNHSIILIDDFATPEDLAEFIISLDKDDESYLKYLDYKKAGGITNRLLLASMENREWGVNDMTAPNYLNGFECFVCDKENARVKAEKKHKKTQGKSPAPVPHVAGYNHMGCPMPVPGIGNADEQPEDDSWKQMWLQDYWQSFDQGEALAAMILQNETSQDKFWDFMHEMYIKRNLNH; translated from the exons ATGCATGCATACCTGAAAGAGCCGTGGATTGTAACCAATATGAGATGTTGCAGTGTTTTCTGCGCTCACCGGATGGTGCAGCAATATCGCTCTAGAACCAGGAGTTCCCATTCTTCTTCAAGACACACCTGGTACCTTATCACAGGGAGTATATTCTGTTTGCTGACTTGTACCTATGCTATTACCGACAATGAGCAATGGGACAGTCCTGAATATCTGGATATAGCAGACGGAGAAAGAGTGCGGATGGATTCAGCAATGGATGACACATCTCCCGACCTTCGGCATGGACATCCCGTATATAATGACCAACTCCCAGAGGGAGTCACTATGGAGCAAAATATAGCATCAATGCCTGGACAATGGGAACAGTCGTCCTTCCAGCCATCCAGCGCTTTCTCCACTGCCGGCCTAGGCGCAGTGATGGTGGACTCTTACCGTGGTCCAGGTAACAGTGACACCAGAAGCAACAAAGAGTTGCCCATTCTTCTGTGGTGGAGTGAGAACCTGTTCCCTCACTTTCCTGGGAACACAGAGCGCGTCGACTGTCCTCTAAGTTCCTGCGTGGTGACAAAAGATAAGAGAGTGAAACTTCACAAACGGACTAAATCGATCATTTTCTATGGAACAGACTTTAGAGCATATGAAGCTCCGCTGCCCAGGTTGCCTCACCAGACATGGGCACTGTTTCATGAGGAATCTCCTATGAATAACTATGTTTTGTCCCATTTGCCCGGTATTCAGCTCTTTAACTACACTGCCACGTTCAGACGAGAGTCGGATTACCCCCTCACCTTGCAGTGGCTGCCCACAATTGGCTACTTACAGAACCCAGCAGTGTCTGTAGCAGAAAAAAACAAGTGGCGTGAAAAGGGGTATGCCCCCATATTGTATATGCAGTCCCACTGTGATGTTCCGTCGGACAGAGACCGTTATGTGAAAGAGTTAATGAAGTACATCCAG aTTGACTCCTATGGTCAGTGTTTGAAGAACCGCCAATTCCCAAGCAAGAGACTTGAGGACACTTCAACAGCCACCACAGAAGATCCAGAGTTCATAGCATTAACTGTAAGATACAAGTTCCACTTGGCAATGGAAAATGCAATATGTGCTGATTATATGACAGAGAAGCTATGGCGCCCTATGCACATAGGGACAATTCCAATTTACAGGGGATCCCCTTCTGTTAAGGACTGGATGCCTAACAACCATTCTATTATTTTAATTGACGACTTTGCAACACCAGAGGACCTGGCAGAATTCATAATTTCTTTGGACAAGGATGATGAATCATACCTCAAATATTTGGACTACAAAAAAGCTGGTGGAATAACAAATAGGCTACTGCTGGCCAGTATGGAAAACCGAGAATGGGGGGTGAATGATATGACTGCACCAAACTACCTCAATGGTTTTGAATGCTTTGTGTGTGATAAGGAGAACGCTAGAGTCAAGGCTGAGAAGAAACATAAGAAGACCCAGGGCAAAAGTCCGGCTCCAGTGCCACACGTTGCTGGGTATAATCACATGGGATGTCCCATGCCTGTGCCTGGTATAGGAAATGCTGATGAGCAACCAGAAGATGACAG ctGGAAGCAGATGTGGCTGCAAGATTACTGGCAAAGTTTTGATCAAGGAGAGGCACTTGCTGCCATGATTCTACAAAATGAAACCAGTCAGGATAAATTTTGGGATTTCATGCATGAAATGTATATAAAGAGAAACCTGAATCATTGA